A genomic region of Solanum stenotomum isolate F172 unplaced genomic scaffold, ASM1918654v1 scaffold32195, whole genome shotgun sequence contains the following coding sequences:
- the LOC125852087 gene encoding UPF0481 protein At3g47200-like isoform X2, giving the protein MFEDLNNLSITSCTIFKVNVSLRESNPDAYTPKMISIGPYHKKNPQLRPMEKYKLLYLQRFLQRKEGLDVESCINELETLKKETIKCYNDTEDLCDDSQFLQMLLLDGCFVVEFIRESSTQGEDNIINNIDGCAYSQILQDLMLLENQLPFFILNKLHHMTKQVDELPLAIQLNDNSFIFYSNLPKMFRASYRETICNAENIKHLLHAVHIFSCHGLNPLKNSKNDITKHKVMPNATELSEAGVSFVEVGYLLGEVNLEDDISLFDIKFNNGFMAIPSFQVDDDTETILRNLIAYEQQSCDVEPKYFSDYATFIDYLIDSDKDVNLLRQKGIIESWMGENKDVASLFNKIGSGVGVDPDNFYYHEECIKAIEYSEKPWNRMKANLMHNYFSSPWAGASTVGAIILLLLTAIQTILAFTCALK; this is encoded by the coding sequence ATGTTTGAGGATTTGAACAATTTGTCAATTACATCGTGTACGATATTCAAAGTAAATGTGAGTCTACGTGAATCAAATCCAGATGCTTATACACCAAAGATGATCTCTATCGGTCCTTACCATAAGAAAAATCCTCAACTTCGTCCAATGGAAAAGTACAAACTATTATACCTACAACGATTTCTTCAACGAAAAGAGGGACTTGATGTGGAAAGTTGCATCAATGAATTGGAGACACTAAAGAAGGAAACAATCAAGTGTTATAATGATACAGAAGATCTCTGTGATGATAGTCAATTTTTGCAAATGTTGTTGCTTGATGGTTGTTTTGTGGTTGAGTTTATTCGAGAGAGTAGTACTCAAGGAGAAGACAACATCATCAATAATATTGATGGTTGCGCATATAGTCAAATACTCCAAGACTTGATGTTACTAGAAAATCAACTTCCGTTCTTTATCCTCAACAAGCTTCATCACATGACAAAGCAAGTTGATGAATTACCATTGGCAATACAATTGAATGATAATTCGTTTATCTTTTATAGTAACTTGCCAAAAATGTTTCGTGCATCCTACAGAGAGACAATATGTAATGCAGAAAATATCAAACATTTACTTCATGCAGTACACATATTTTCATGTCATGGCCTGAATCCcttgaaaaactcaaaaaatgacATAACGAAGCATAAGGTCATGCCAAATGCAACAGAGCTTTCTGAAGCTGGAGTTAGCTTCGTTGAAGTTGGATATTTATTGGGCGAAGTCAACCTTGAGGATGACATAAGTTTATTTGATATAAAGTTCAACAATGGATTTATGGCAATCCCTTCTTTTCAAGTCGATGATGATACAGAAACCATCTTGCGAAATCTCATTGCTTATGAGCAACAATCGTGTGATGTAGAACCAAAATATTTCAGTGATTATGCAACTTTTATAGATTATCTTATCGACTCAGATAAAGATGTGAATTTGCTTCGCCAAAAAGGAATCATAGAGAGTTGGATGGGAGAGAACAAGGACGTGGCTAGCCTCTTCAACAAAATTGGAAGTGGGGTCGGTGTTGATCCCGACAACTTCTATTACCATGAAGAATGCATAAAAGCAATTGAATATAGTGAAAAACCATGGAACAGAATGAAGGCAAATTTGATGCACAATTATTTTAGTAGTCCTTGGGCAGGCGCTTCAACAGTGGGAGCCATCATACTCCTCCTACTCACAGCTATACAAACTATTCTAGCTTTCACATGTGCTTTGAAATAA
- the LOC125852087 gene encoding UPF0481 protein At3g47200-like isoform X1 encodes MAHSIEITSVDNQIPLLLQTENNKIEERRKVDHIIEIKETNGHDPLGSQTKKSVINQIFDEMFEDLNNLSITSCTIFKVNVSLRESNPDAYTPKMISIGPYHKKNPQLRPMEKYKLLYLQRFLQRKEGLDVESCINELETLKKETIKCYNDTEDLCDDSQFLQMLLLDGCFVVEFIRESSTQGEDNIINNIDGCAYSQILQDLMLLENQLPFFILNKLHHMTKQVDELPLAIQLNDNSFIFYSNLPKMFRASYRETICNAENIKHLLHAVHIFSCHGLNPLKNSKNDITKHKVMPNATELSEAGVSFVEVGYLLGEVNLEDDISLFDIKFNNGFMAIPSFQVDDDTETILRNLIAYEQQSCDVEPKYFSDYATFIDYLIDSDKDVNLLRQKGIIESWMGENKDVASLFNKIGSGVGVDPDNFYYHEECIKAIEYSEKPWNRMKANLMHNYFSSPWAGASTVGAIILLLLTAIQTILAFTCALK; translated from the exons ATGGCACACTCCATTGAGATTACCTCAGTAGATAATCAAATTCCACTGCTTCTTCAAACTGAAAATAATAAG ATAGAAGAAAGGAGGAAAGTAGATCATATAATCGAGATAAAGGAAACAAATGGTCATGATCCATTAGGGTCACAAACAAAGAAATCTGTAATTAATCAAATCTTTGATGAAATGTTTGAGGATTTGAACAATTTGTCAATTACATCGTGTACGATATTCAAAGTAAATGTGAGTCTACGTGAATCAAATCCAGATGCTTATACACCAAAGATGATCTCTATCGGTCCTTACCATAAGAAAAATCCTCAACTTCGTCCAATGGAAAAGTACAAACTATTATACCTACAACGATTTCTTCAACGAAAAGAGGGACTTGATGTGGAAAGTTGCATCAATGAATTGGAGACACTAAAGAAGGAAACAATCAAGTGTTATAATGATACAGAAGATCTCTGTGATGATAGTCAATTTTTGCAAATGTTGTTGCTTGATGGTTGTTTTGTGGTTGAGTTTATTCGAGAGAGTAGTACTCAAGGAGAAGACAACATCATCAATAATATTGATGGTTGCGCATATAGTCAAATACTCCAAGACTTGATGTTACTAGAAAATCAACTTCCGTTCTTTATCCTCAACAAGCTTCATCACATGACAAAGCAAGTTGATGAATTACCATTGGCAATACAATTGAATGATAATTCGTTTATCTTTTATAGTAACTTGCCAAAAATGTTTCGTGCATCCTACAGAGAGACAATATGTAATGCAGAAAATATCAAACATTTACTTCATGCAGTACACATATTTTCATGTCATGGCCTGAATCCcttgaaaaactcaaaaaatgacATAACGAAGCATAAGGTCATGCCAAATGCAACAGAGCTTTCTGAAGCTGGAGTTAGCTTCGTTGAAGTTGGATATTTATTGGGCGAAGTCAACCTTGAGGATGACATAAGTTTATTTGATATAAAGTTCAACAATGGATTTATGGCAATCCCTTCTTTTCAAGTCGATGATGATACAGAAACCATCTTGCGAAATCTCATTGCTTATGAGCAACAATCGTGTGATGTAGAACCAAAATATTTCAGTGATTATGCAACTTTTATAGATTATCTTATCGACTCAGATAAAGATGTGAATTTGCTTCGCCAAAAAGGAATCATAGAGAGTTGGATGGGAGAGAACAAGGACGTGGCTAGCCTCTTCAACAAAATTGGAAGTGGGGTCGGTGTTGATCCCGACAACTTCTATTACCATGAAGAATGCATAAAAGCAATTGAATATAGTGAAAAACCATGGAACAGAATGAAGGCAAATTTGATGCACAATTATTTTAGTAGTCCTTGGGCAGGCGCTTCAACAGTGGGAGCCATCATACTCCTCCTACTCACAGCTATACAAACTATTCTAGCTTTCACATGTGCTTTGAAATAA